The DNA window CTCGCCGGACTCCGCGTCGGAATCCCCGCTTGGGCGCAGGATCAGGCGCGCAGCTTTCCCCGTGCCATGGCTCTGCACGGTTTCGCCGGCGCGCTGCGCCTGGGCGGACTGACGCTCGCCGACGTGCGCGTCGTCGAGGTCGGCGTCGAACGAAACCCGCAGGTGCGCACCGAAACTCAATCAGTGCGCCGAACCACTACGTGGGGCGTCGAGGAACTGCTGCGCGGCGCGGTCGACGCCATCTACGTCAAGGGCGCGCGCGCTCAGGAGATCGCCCGCGAGCACGGGCTGCGCGTCGCCGTGAATCTGGACGCCACCGAGAACAAGCGGCTTCGGGTCAACAACGGCACCCCGCGCCCCATCACCGTACACGCGGACCTGCTGGAATCTCGGCCGGAGGTCGTCGTCGGCTTCCTCGCGCAGAGCCTGCGCGCCGCCAATTGGGCGGCGGGCGACCTCGACGGTGTCCGTGCGGTGCTGCAGCGCGAAACCCTCTCCGGCCCCGAAGGTGTCGCCGCCGCCTACGGCGCGGACTTCCACAAGGACTTACACCCGTCGCTGTCCGACGAGCGGGTGGAATTGATCGGCGTCCAGAAGCAGTTCCTGTACACCCACGGCTTTCTGGCCGCCGACTTCGATCTCGAATCCTGGGTCGCCCGTGAGCCTTTGGCGCGTGCCCGCGAACTGGTCGAATCCGGGCGGGTACCCGCATGACCGAATTCCTGTGGCGACTGCCCACCCGCGGTGACGGCAGGCGTGCCCGGTCCGAGCTGCGCAACCGTGGCGGCTTCGGCGGGCCGGCACCGGTCACCGGCGCGACCGACCCGCGTCCCGGCCGATTCGGCCCCTTCGACGACCTCCATCAGATCGTGGACGCCGCCGAACTGTCCGGCCTCGATGGGGTAGTGGCTCCCTATGATCCGCTCGGCGAGGAATCCTGGATCGTGGCGGGCGGCGCGCTGCGCGCCACCCGGCATGCCCGGGTGACGGTCGAATTCCAGCCGGCCTTCGGCACTCCCGTGTACGCGGCCAAAATTTCGGCGACGCTGCAACGGATTTCGCAGGGCAGGCTGTCGTGGCGGCTCGCGGTGGAAACCGACGCGGCAGATGCCCGCACTCGCGGCGATCGGGTGACCGGCGACGACCGCTATGCGCGGACTGCGGAGTTCCTTTCTGTC is part of the Nocardia sp. NBC_00565 genome and encodes:
- a CDS encoding ABC transporter substrate-binding protein → MTETLWYTRCPVPTASGLAHSLGWLGDTAAEAGLQFGVLQDAGPELAAHHFLHDLSGLVREGGNVPAIAARAQGSPTRLIGLTWIDEAQAILVGPESEVATPAELAGLRVGIPAWAQDQARSFPRAMALHGFAGALRLGGLTLADVRVVEVGVERNPQVRTETQSVRRTTTWGVEELLRGAVDAIYVKGARAQEIAREHGLRVAVNLDATENKRLRVNNGTPRPITVHADLLESRPEVVVGFLAQSLRAANWAAGDLDGVRAVLQRETLSGPEGVAAAYGADFHKDLHPSLSDERVELIGVQKQFLYTHGFLAADFDLESWVAREPLARARELVESGRVPA